A window of Shewanella mesophila contains these coding sequences:
- a CDS encoding amidase — protein sequence MYEVTEVSIAELRAALESGRTTAVELVQAYLARVDAYDGPATQTKLNALVVRNPDAIKEAEASDARRARGETLSPLDGIPYTAKDSYLVKGLTAASGSPAFKDLVAQYDAFAVERLRGAGAICLGKTNMPPMANGGMQRGHYGRAESPYNANYLTAPFASGSSNGAGTGTAASYSAFGLAEETWSSGRGPASNNGLCAYTPSRGVISVRGNWPLTPTMDVVVPYTRTMADMLEVLNVIVADDPITRGDLWRLQPWVEIPKASTIRPASYLSLVAQTDTLKGKRFGVPRMFINKDELAGTSENPGIGGPTGQRINTRASVIALWEAARKVLESAGAEVIEVDFPLVSNCEGDRPGAPTVFNRGIVTPEFLDDELWELSGWAFDEFLRANNDPKLNKLADVNGYLIFPHDLGTLPNREGDLAAGMEEYVNMAKRGLKRYDQIDSIPDGLRGLEKTRKLDLEDWMDELKLDAVLFPTVADVGPADAHINPASADIAWSNGVWVANGNLAIRHLGVPTVTVPMGIMADIGMPAGLTFAGRAYDDNNLLRFAGAFEATGSKRTVPPRTPALSK from the coding sequence ATGTATGAAGTAACAGAGGTTTCCATTGCCGAGCTGCGTGCAGCCCTCGAATCAGGTCGCACCACAGCGGTTGAACTGGTGCAGGCTTACCTTGCAAGGGTTGATGCTTACGACGGCCCAGCGACACAAACCAAGCTGAATGCGCTCGTAGTCCGTAATCCTGATGCGATAAAGGAAGCTGAGGCTTCTGATGCGCGCCGAGCTCGGGGGGAAACACTTAGCCCACTCGACGGTATTCCTTATACCGCCAAAGACAGCTACCTAGTTAAGGGGCTCACGGCGGCATCTGGCAGCCCAGCGTTTAAGGATTTAGTTGCCCAATACGATGCCTTTGCGGTCGAGCGTCTGCGCGGTGCGGGGGCTATCTGCTTGGGTAAAACCAACATGCCACCTATGGCCAATGGTGGCATGCAGCGCGGTCACTACGGTCGCGCCGAGAGTCCATACAATGCTAACTATCTTACTGCTCCCTTCGCCTCGGGTTCTTCTAACGGGGCGGGTACAGGTACGGCAGCGAGCTATTCTGCTTTCGGGCTAGCCGAAGAGACTTGGTCGAGCGGTCGTGGGCCGGCATCGAACAACGGATTGTGCGCCTATACTCCCTCACGCGGTGTGATTTCCGTGCGTGGCAACTGGCCCTTGACCCCGACCATGGATGTTGTAGTGCCTTACACTCGTACTATGGCAGACATGCTCGAAGTGCTTAACGTCATCGTTGCCGACGACCCTATCACCCGAGGTGACCTATGGCGTTTACAACCTTGGGTCGAGATCCCCAAAGCATCAACAATTCGTCCCGCATCTTACCTGAGTCTTGTCGCCCAAACCGATACGCTTAAAGGCAAGCGTTTCGGGGTGCCGCGCATGTTCATCAATAAGGATGAATTGGCTGGCACCAGCGAAAACCCTGGTATCGGAGGCCCGACCGGTCAGCGCATCAATACTCGCGCGTCTGTGATAGCACTCTGGGAAGCGGCGCGTAAAGTGCTGGAGTCTGCTGGAGCCGAAGTCATTGAGGTAGATTTCCCGCTGGTTTCCAACTGTGAAGGTGATCGTCCTGGTGCGCCGACTGTGTTTAACCGCGGCATAGTCACACCTGAGTTCCTCGATGATGAGCTGTGGGAATTATCCGGTTGGGCTTTCGATGAGTTTTTGCGTGCCAATAATGACCCTAAACTCAACAAACTGGCTGACGTTAACGGATATTTGATTTTCCCACACGACCTTGGCACCTTGCCCAATCGAGAAGGGGATTTAGCCGCAGGCATGGAAGAGTACGTCAACATGGCCAAACGAGGCCTCAAGCGTTATGACCAGATTGACAGCATACCGGATGGTCTGCGCGGTTTAGAGAAGACTCGTAAGCTGGATTTAGAAGACTGGATGGATGAACTTAAACTTGATGCAGTGCTCTTCCCAACGGTAGCTGACGTGGGGCCTGCGGATGCGCACATTAATCCAGCCTCCGCCGACATCGCTTGGAGTAACGGTGTTTGGGTCGCTAACGGCAACCTTGCTATTCGCCACTTAGGTGTGCCGACAGTGACTGTGCCTATGGGGATCATGGCCGATATCGGCATGCCCGCAGGTTTAACATTTGCAGGCCGTGCTTACGATGACAACAACCTGCTTAGGTTTGCTGGCGCATTTGAGGCCACAGGCAGCAAGCGCACAGTTCCTCCGCGTACACCAGCGCTGAGTAAATAA
- a CDS encoding methyl-accepting chemotaxis protein, with product MEGLRRLLSNISVANKLKLGFGALLLLILIIAAIGYQGLVSIDSSTKKLESITQLDEILLNAKIVRLDYMTKGDPAMLDTLHSLIEKSKHIIEQHLGDVNDTTERQHLQEAIAAIEDYLQAIKQFEQVFSQKLSLNVTGAQVGAKLVSIYAELVEQMTDKAQLTQDSHLLHEAFSISQQMTMLRYYVRGYVYAANEKNFTTAKNAIAALLQEVKTLKGEDTAAAIQILQRYDHDIDALFEVNRNIDNAGHSLTKVAQALMSNIANVVNDQQIKREQTDSRSKTVVIAVVIIAFLIGPLLAWVISAQILDPLRQTLATAKAIASGDLSCDIDSARKDEMGELLRAMGGMNNTLKLVLTQIDGSVVQLTSAADQLSAVTVQNSSGMQNQRSETDQVAAAINEMAATVQEVSASAENAALAAKEADNITATGNRKVVEAVSQIELLAQEITSTAQAIERLQSESDSIGSILDVIKSVAEQTNLLALNAAIEAARAGEAGRGFAVVADEVRSLASRTQSSTEEIEKIIINLQKGTLESVQMMTKSRTLSNDAVSLSQEAGVMLVDIADAVSRIQDMTHQIAAASEQQSSVAEDINKSVIRVRDIAEQTAEGAEETAHSAEDLAGLGITLKGLLARFKL from the coding sequence ATGGAAGGCTTACGTCGCCTACTGAGCAATATATCTGTGGCCAATAAGCTTAAACTAGGCTTTGGGGCTCTACTATTGTTGATTTTAATTATCGCAGCGATAGGATATCAAGGTCTTGTCTCGATAGACTCAAGTACTAAAAAGTTAGAATCGATCACCCAACTAGACGAAATATTACTCAACGCAAAGATTGTCAGGTTGGACTATATGACCAAGGGTGATCCTGCTATGTTAGACACCTTACACAGCCTAATCGAAAAATCTAAGCACATCATCGAGCAGCATCTCGGCGATGTAAACGACACCACAGAACGCCAACACTTACAAGAAGCAATAGCGGCGATTGAAGATTATCTCCAAGCTATCAAACAATTTGAACAAGTGTTTAGCCAGAAGCTAAGCCTCAATGTTACCGGCGCGCAAGTTGGGGCTAAATTGGTTTCCATCTATGCAGAGTTAGTCGAACAGATGACTGACAAAGCACAGTTAACCCAAGACTCACATTTACTACACGAAGCTTTCAGTATCAGCCAGCAGATGACAATGTTGCGCTACTATGTTCGTGGTTATGTTTATGCTGCCAATGAGAAAAACTTCACAACGGCCAAAAATGCGATCGCCGCTTTACTACAAGAAGTTAAGACGCTAAAAGGCGAAGACACTGCCGCAGCCATTCAAATACTGCAGCGTTATGATCATGATATAGACGCCTTATTCGAGGTCAATCGCAATATTGATAATGCAGGACATTCCCTAACCAAAGTGGCACAGGCATTGATGAGTAATATTGCCAATGTGGTTAACGATCAACAAATTAAGCGTGAACAGACAGACAGTCGCTCAAAAACAGTTGTTATCGCCGTGGTGATCATAGCATTCTTAATTGGACCACTCCTAGCTTGGGTGATCAGTGCCCAGATTCTCGACCCGTTAAGACAAACCTTAGCAACTGCAAAAGCGATTGCATCGGGCGATCTAAGTTGTGATATTGATTCCGCTCGCAAAGATGAAATGGGTGAGTTATTACGAGCAATGGGAGGAATGAATAACACCTTAAAACTAGTACTCACTCAAATTGACGGCAGTGTCGTACAACTCACATCAGCAGCAGACCAACTATCAGCGGTGACGGTACAAAATAGTTCTGGAATGCAAAATCAGCGCAGTGAAACAGATCAAGTCGCTGCAGCCATTAATGAGATGGCTGCAACGGTACAAGAGGTCTCAGCCAGCGCTGAAAATGCTGCACTTGCAGCAAAAGAAGCAGATAACATTACCGCAACTGGCAACAGAAAAGTCGTAGAAGCCGTGAGCCAAATCGAATTGTTAGCTCAAGAGATCACGTCGACGGCTCAGGCTATCGAACGACTACAATCTGAGAGTGACAGTATTGGCTCGATACTCGATGTCATTAAATCAGTCGCAGAGCAAACTAACTTACTAGCATTGAACGCCGCAATTGAAGCAGCAAGAGCGGGCGAAGCTGGACGAGGATTTGCCGTGGTGGCAGATGAAGTAAGAAGTCTAGCAAGTCGTACTCAATCCTCCACCGAAGAGATTGAAAAAATAATAATCAATCTACAAAAAGGAACCTTAGAGTCTGTGCAGATGATGACCAAAAGTCGCACGTTGAGCAACGATGCAGTCTCACTATCACAAGAGGCTGGGGTGATGTTGGTAGATATTGCTGATGCGGTTAGTCGAATTCAAGATATGACTCACCAAATCGCGGCAGCATCTGAACAGCAAAGCTCTGTCGCCGAAGATATCAATAAAAGCGTAATTAGGGTTCGCGATATTGCTGAGCAAACAGCCGAAGGGGCGGAGGAAACCGCGCATTCGGCCGAGGATCTTGCAGGCCTTGGCATTACACTAAAAGGGCTATTGGCACGCTTTAAACTCTAA
- a CDS encoding alanine/glycine:cation symporter family protein, which translates to MEGITEFVSMINGFVWGTPMLVMILGVGLFLSFGLKLMPILKLGTGFKLLWSGRIPDKDKNMKGEISPFNALMTSLSATIGTGNIAGVATAIFVGGPGALFWMWCTALVGMATKFAEAVLAVKYREVDDNGNHIGGPMYYIKNGLGSKWAWLGTAFALFGSFAGFGIGNTVQANSVADALSSNFDIPTWVTGVVLMLLVGAVLVGGIKRIADVAGKLVPLMTVFYIAAGLAVLVVNAAELPAAIALIFHSAFNPVAAQGGFAGAAVWAAIRFGVARGVFSNEAGLGSAPIAHASAQTNNPVAQGLVAMLGTFIDTLIVCSITGLAIVVSGAWTSGENGAALTSYAFSHALPMGNYIVAIALSVFAFTTILGWSVYSEKCVQYLFGIRAVKPFRVIWILVVPLGAVSSLDFIWLLADTLNAMMAIPNLIALALLSPVVFSLTREYFINKRLQEAEAKA; encoded by the coding sequence ATGGAAGGAATTACTGAGTTTGTCAGTATGATCAACGGATTTGTATGGGGTACACCCATGCTGGTGATGATCTTAGGCGTGGGGCTATTTCTCTCGTTTGGTTTGAAACTAATGCCCATTTTAAAATTAGGCACGGGCTTTAAACTACTGTGGTCAGGACGTATTCCTGACAAAGATAAAAACATGAAAGGGGAGATCAGCCCTTTTAATGCCTTAATGACCTCACTCTCTGCCACGATTGGTACGGGGAATATTGCTGGCGTTGCGACCGCCATTTTTGTTGGCGGTCCAGGCGCACTGTTTTGGATGTGGTGTACAGCATTGGTCGGCATGGCGACTAAATTTGCCGAGGCGGTGTTAGCGGTTAAATATCGTGAAGTCGATGATAATGGCAACCATATCGGTGGCCCTATGTACTACATCAAGAATGGCCTTGGTAGTAAATGGGCTTGGTTAGGCACGGCATTTGCGTTATTTGGTTCGTTCGCCGGTTTTGGTATTGGCAATACAGTGCAAGCCAATTCTGTAGCGGATGCCTTAAGCAGTAACTTTGATATACCAACATGGGTTACTGGTGTGGTGTTGATGTTGCTGGTGGGAGCCGTGCTTGTCGGAGGCATTAAGCGTATTGCCGATGTGGCTGGCAAGTTAGTGCCACTGATGACAGTATTTTATATTGCTGCTGGACTGGCCGTATTGGTTGTAAATGCCGCTGAGTTACCCGCTGCTATCGCGTTAATTTTTCACAGTGCATTTAATCCTGTCGCGGCTCAAGGTGGGTTTGCTGGTGCAGCGGTTTGGGCTGCAATTCGCTTTGGTGTGGCGCGAGGTGTATTTTCAAATGAAGCGGGTCTGGGGAGTGCACCTATTGCCCATGCTTCGGCGCAAACGAATAATCCAGTAGCACAAGGTTTAGTTGCTATGCTTGGAACCTTTATCGATACCCTGATTGTATGTTCTATTACAGGTTTGGCTATCGTGGTTTCAGGTGCTTGGACATCGGGAGAAAATGGCGCAGCGTTAACCTCCTATGCCTTCTCACATGCCTTGCCTATGGGTAATTATATTGTCGCTATTGCGCTTTCAGTGTTCGCCTTTACCACTATTTTAGGGTGGAGCGTATACAGTGAAAAGTGCGTACAGTATCTGTTTGGCATTCGGGCGGTGAAACCTTTCCGTGTCATCTGGATCTTAGTTGTCCCTCTTGGGGCGGTAAGCTCACTCGATTTTATCTGGTTACTCGCCGATACCCTCAATGCGATGATGGCTATTCCTAACTTGATAGCATTGGCACTCCTAAGTCCTGTGGTGTTTAGTTTGACTCGAGAATATTTTATTAATAAGCGTCTACAAGAGGCTGAAGCTAAAGCATAA
- a CDS encoding TorF family putative porin, whose product MKRALQTLSILAGTMMIALPASASVTGNAGVTSNYLWRGVTQTDDSAAVQGGIDYEHDSGFYLGTWASNVDFGDDTTYELDFYGGYAGSIGEDFGYNVSYLYYAYPDNAGSIDFGEVKLGVSWKWLSLSYSTIVNAGSDVASAPYDNEDMSYIDAGVSFPLSETLSLSAHYGYSTGDVVEAWFDEDNYSDYSVSLSKDTDFGSFSFTVSDTDLQDDDPKVLIGYSYSFDL is encoded by the coding sequence ATGAAACGAGCACTTCAAACCCTTAGCATCCTTGCGGGAACCATGATGATTGCCTTACCAGCCAGCGCTAGTGTCACCGGCAATGCAGGTGTGACTTCTAACTATTTGTGGAGAGGCGTAACGCAAACCGATGATTCGGCGGCTGTTCAAGGCGGTATTGATTACGAGCACGACAGTGGCTTCTACCTCGGTACTTGGGCGTCTAATGTCGATTTTGGCGATGATACAACATATGAACTCGATTTCTACGGTGGCTATGCAGGCAGCATAGGCGAAGACTTTGGATATAATGTCAGCTACCTCTATTATGCTTATCCTGACAATGCTGGCAGTATTGATTTTGGAGAGGTTAAATTAGGAGTGAGCTGGAAATGGTTAAGCTTGAGCTATTCCACCATAGTTAATGCCGGCAGTGACGTCGCCAGCGCCCCTTATGACAATGAAGATATGAGCTACATAGATGCAGGCGTAAGCTTTCCATTGTCAGAAACGCTATCCCTTTCTGCCCACTATGGTTACTCAACGGGCGACGTAGTTGAAGCTTGGTTTGATGAAGACAACTACAGCGACTACTCAGTATCACTAAGTAAAGATACTGACTTTGGTAGCTTTTCATTTACCGTCAGCGATACCGATCTTCAAGATGACGATCCGAAAGTCCTTATCGGCTATAGCTATAGCTTCGATTTGTGA
- a CDS encoding HU family DNA-binding protein: MNKTELVAKIAESAELTKAEAARALKSFEETVAEAMKNGEKISIVGFGSFETTNRAARTGRNPQTGKEIQIPAATVPKFKAGKTLKDSVN, encoded by the coding sequence ATGAATAAAACTGAACTTGTTGCAAAAATAGCGGAAAGCGCTGAACTAACTAAAGCTGAAGCTGCACGTGCATTAAAATCATTCGAAGAAACTGTAGCGGAAGCGATGAAGAACGGCGAGAAAATCTCTATTGTAGGTTTTGGTTCTTTTGAAACGACAAACCGTGCAGCTCGTACCGGTCGCAACCCACAAACAGGTAAAGAGATCCAGATCCCTGCAGCGACTGTACCTAAGTTTAAAGCGGGTAAAACGCTAAAAGACAGCGTTAACTAA
- a CDS encoding response regulator — protein sequence MGTLSPSELSILLVEPSDTQRKIITSRLSQEGISNIQTASNLQDALAIMTRHHPDLIASAMHFEDGTALELLKVIKETDAFCDIQFMLVSSECRREQLEIYRQSGVVSILPKPFSSEHLGKALNATIDLLSNDELDLEHFDVHNIRVLVVDDSKMARNIIRRTITNLGLKLITEASDGAEAIELMKNNMYDLVITDYNMPNADGLALTQYIRNHSQQSHIPILMVSSEANDAHLSNVSQAGVNALCDKPFEPQLVKQLLYSLLDD from the coding sequence ATGGGCACCTTATCTCCGAGTGAACTATCCATTCTCCTGGTCGAGCCATCTGATACACAACGTAAAATTATTACCAGTCGCTTAAGCCAAGAAGGGATTAGCAACATCCAAACAGCAAGTAATCTACAGGACGCGTTAGCCATTATGACCCGTCACCATCCCGATTTGATCGCCAGTGCGATGCATTTCGAAGATGGTACGGCTTTAGAGTTGCTTAAGGTGATAAAAGAAACTGACGCCTTCTGTGACATTCAGTTTATGCTCGTTTCTAGCGAGTGCCGCCGAGAACAACTTGAAATCTATCGCCAATCGGGTGTGGTTTCCATTTTACCTAAACCTTTTTCCTCAGAACATCTAGGCAAAGCCCTCAATGCGACCATCGACCTGCTAAGTAATGATGAGCTGGACTTGGAACATTTCGATGTACATAACATCAGAGTACTCGTGGTCGATGATAGCAAGATGGCAAGAAACATTATCAGGCGTACCATCACTAACTTAGGCTTAAAACTGATCACCGAAGCCAGCGATGGCGCCGAAGCGATCGAGTTGATGAAGAACAATATGTATGACTTGGTGATCACCGACTACAACATGCCCAATGCCGATGGTTTAGCCTTAACCCAATATATTCGGAATCACAGTCAACAATCGCACATACCTATACTCATGGTATCATCCGAAGCTAATGATGCTCACCTAAGCAATGTCTCTCAAGCTGGGGTCAATGCATTATGTGATAAGCCTTTTGAACCACAATTGGTGAAACAGCTGCTCTATTCATTGCTCGACGATTAA
- a CDS encoding DUF4240 domain-containing protein, with protein sequence MTETEFWRLVKRDTADQDQQSLADNLKQGLNELSNEELAAFDKYFSQQMRKAYLWSLWGAAYIVTGCDSEYEFAEFRCFLISLGQEWFEKVLLDPDALGLLPQWPEKDGYAYPFVDEYDLIAGQLFEQRTGDELPFVPSGQASPQGKKFSHKKKQLKATYPQLSQRFPF encoded by the coding sequence ATGACAGAAACTGAATTTTGGCGATTAGTAAAGCGAGATACTGCCGATCAAGATCAACAAAGCCTAGCTGATAATTTAAAGCAAGGCTTGAATGAACTGAGTAATGAAGAGTTGGCGGCTTTCGATAAGTATTTTTCCCAGCAGATGCGCAAAGCATACCTTTGGTCTTTATGGGGTGCCGCCTATATCGTGACAGGCTGTGATAGCGAATATGAATTTGCTGAGTTTCGCTGTTTTTTAATCTCGTTAGGGCAAGAGTGGTTTGAGAAGGTGTTGCTCGATCCCGATGCGTTAGGGTTATTGCCTCAATGGCCAGAGAAAGATGGCTATGCCTATCCCTTTGTCGATGAATATGATCTGATCGCGGGTCAACTCTTTGAACAGCGAACAGGCGATGAACTGCCTTTTGTGCCATCGGGTCAGGCAAGTCCACAAGGGAAAAAGTTTTCTCATAAGAAAAAACAGCTTAAAGCGACTTATCCACAGCTCAGTCAGCGTTTCCCCTTCTAA
- a CDS encoding DUF3016 domain-containing protein, which produces MKLKTLLIVGALVSLNVYADEAKENPVTEEGVVKITWQDVDGFHDVKAVGDIQSRYELRVFETLTKNLNKTATKNFQPNQKLEMVVTDVDLAGDVRPTFGATTNDIRVVKDIYPPRLTFSYQVLEGDKVIVAGDEKLRDMGFMQTVGVANDKPLRYETKMLDEWLKKSVIPKL; this is translated from the coding sequence ATGAAATTAAAAACTCTACTGATAGTGGGGGCGTTAGTTTCCCTTAATGTTTACGCTGATGAAGCCAAAGAGAATCCTGTGACTGAAGAGGGCGTGGTTAAAATTACTTGGCAGGATGTCGATGGTTTTCACGATGTCAAAGCGGTTGGTGATATTCAGTCACGCTATGAGTTACGTGTCTTTGAAACTTTGACTAAGAATTTGAATAAAACGGCGACTAAAAACTTCCAACCAAATCAAAAACTGGAAATGGTGGTGACAGATGTCGATTTAGCTGGTGATGTTAGGCCTACTTTTGGCGCGACAACCAATGATATTCGAGTGGTCAAAGATATTTATCCACCTCGCTTAACCTTTAGTTACCAGGTACTGGAAGGCGATAAGGTGATTGTTGCTGGTGATGAAAAACTCCGTGATATGGGCTTTATGCAAACCGTCGGAGTGGCTAACGATAAACCTCTAAGATATGAGACTAAAATGTTAGATGAGTGGCTTAAGAAGAGTGTTATCCCAAAGCTCTAA